The Daucus carota subsp. sativus chromosome 2, DH1 v3.0, whole genome shotgun sequence genome includes a window with the following:
- the LOC108209903 gene encoding probable serine/threonine-protein kinase PBL7 codes for MGWFLCPGISKKKPKGQQATKNHQDQISSSSEKAKVNALVDGNKDALKEGGSGHIAAHTFTFRELAAATRNFRPDCLIGEGGFGRVYKGRLESTNQIVAIKQLDRNGLQGNREFLVEVLMLSLLHHSNLVNLIGYCADGDQRLLVYEYMTLGSLEDHLHDLPPDRRQLDWSTRMKIAAGAAKGLEYLHDKASPPVIYRDLKCSNILLDEEYNPKLSDFGLAKLGPVGDKTHVSTRVMGTYGYCAPEYAMTGQLTLKSDVYSFGVVLLEIITGRKAIDNSKAGGEHNLVAWARPLFKDRRKFSQMADPVLQGQYPVRGLYQALAVAAMCVQEQPTLRPLIADVVTALSYLASQKFDPECQAVRNSRSGSSTPRNRR; via the exons AAAAAGCAAAGGTTAATGCTTTAGTAGATGGCAACAAAGATGCTTTAAAGGAGGGAGGCTCTGGTCATATTGCGGCGCACACATTTACATTTCGTGAGTTGGCAGCTGCAACTAGAAATTTTAGGCCAGATTGTCTTATAGGAGAAGGAGGTTTTGGCAGAGTATACAAGGGGCGCTTGGAGAGCACCAATCAG ATTGTGGCCATTAAGCAGCTGGATCGGAATGGTCTCCAAGGAAACAGGGAATTTCTTGTTGAGGTACTAATGTTGAGCCTACTTCATCACTCTAACTTGGTGAATTTGATTGGATACTGTGCTGATGGAGATCAGAGACTTCTGGTTTACGAGTACATGACATTGGGATCACTGGAAGACCATCTACATG ATCTCCCTCCTGATCGAAGACAACTAGACTGGAGTACAAGAATGAAAATAGCTGCAGGTGCTGCAAAAGGCTTGGAATATCTGCATGATAAAGCAAGTCCCCCAGTTATATACCGTGATTTAAAATGCTCCAACATTTTACTTGATGAAGAGTATAATCCTAAGTTATCAGATTTTGGCTTGGCCAAGTTAGGTCCAGTGGGGGATAAGACTCATGTATCCACAAGAGTGATGGGAACTTACGGATATTGTGCACCGGAATATGCAATGACAGGTCAGCTTACATTGAAGTCAGATGTTTATAGTTTTGGGGTAGTTCTTTTGGAAATCATCACAGGCCGAAAAGCAATTGACAATTCAAAAGCTGGTGGAGAACACAACTTGGTTGCCTGG GCACGACCCTTGTTTAAGGATCGGAGAAAGTTTTCCCAGATGGCTGATCCAGTGCTGCAAGGTCAATATCCAGTTAGGGGCTTGTATCAAGCTCTTGCTGTTGCTGCGATGTGTGTTCAGGAACAGCCTACCCTGCGGCCCCTTATAGCAGATGTAGTTACAGCTCTTTCTTATCTTGCTTCCCAAAAATTTGACCCCGAATGCCAGGCAGTGCGAAACTCGCGTTCAGGTTCCTCCACTCCTAGAAACAGAAGGTAA